The following is a genomic window from Daphnia magna isolate NIES linkage group LG4, ASM2063170v1.1, whole genome shotgun sequence.
AAGCAGGAGCTTTTCAGCTCAAGCGCATAAGCCATCATTGTTTTTCGTCCCTGCAGGGCAGGCGGATCCAGCCGATCCTTGGGCATAGACGGGTCCATTGATAAAATTTCCCGCTGGCCCATAATTGCAGACGTAAAATTTATTGTAGGGAAGCTTTGGCCCAAAAAGCTGAAACCgataataacaaaaagaatttatttaaaatgacAACGAAAATTGTTATTGATATTTCGCTTATTCTCTTACGGCCGTAGATTTATAGTAGGCGACTCCGCAGCCTACGGTGTAGGTGTTAGCCCATACAACTTGCGTGTAGTGACCAATAGCACCTGGTGGGTTTGGTATCGGTGGATTCGGACGCAACCTGTACAACAAAAACGCTTATAGTCATCACTTTGAAACACATAATTTGTCATTTTACTTACGGGAAATTCCTAACGTAAGCGCTTTTCATGTAAAGCACTTCATCGTACCAGGCCTTGATCGCCGTTTTCCAGTCGGAAGTTGCCAAATTGTCGATGGAAGATCCGGAAATGTAATTATTTTGTCCAACAACGAAGCGTGCTAAACAAGTTTTGGAAAATGGCTGACCTGATCATTTGtccgttttgttttcaacCATTTCACAAGCGTCGTGATGCTTACCAACATTTCTGCAAGAGTCGTGCTTGTAGACACATTGTTGGGCGTGTGTTTGAGCCATGACGGCGAGCTCATTGTCCCATTTCTATCGGGAAAAAATATGGCATCCATGACGAATGATAAATGACATTCAGAGCTAAATTCGTATTTTGAAATTACCAATTGTCTCATGTTGGAAGCTGGTGGTTGAGGACCTGGAGCCCCGCGAGCCTCGAGTCCCTTTGCTACCTGACGTCTGTAACTGTTATGCACGTTCAAGATAATGGTGATTTCTGCTGCGCTTATGGTAGATTTTGTTGGATATGCCGGTTGGCAAGCCGCTCCCCAACTAGTATTCTAATTCGAATGACGACAAAATCGCTTTTTTATTATAGAAAATGTTGATtaacaattattattttctgaATAGCACGTTACCGAAAACTTGCAGAGAGTGTTTTCTGTGCCCGGCACACGGCAAGTAGTGATGCGACAGTAGGAATTCTGTGCTTGGCTAACACCCGCTAGGACGAGTAAAACTGCGGCCACAAAAGTTAAAATCGCCATCATTTTCCTGAAACAAaatgtcttaaaaaaaaacaaatgtaagGGTTTTTGAAGCTTATTACCTTACAGAACCAATGACGAGCTAAGTTGGTAGACAGATAATAAACAGGGGTGTTGATAGCTGCTTTATAAATGCGCTCAATAGCAACCAAGTCCTGGTTAATATCCATTTGCGATTCTGCATAGCCGATTGAGTTGAATGAGAATGAACAGGTGTTGCAAGTGACAACAAACGTGCGCTACAGGACGATAGAGGAAAAGTAATTTTCAATTTAGGTACTGCAGCTTTTTGACAGTTGATCAAACACAGAGCGATTCGGTCTCTGGACGTCCAACAAGTATTTAAACAATTCGTTTACAACGTTCTGTGGCGACCATAGCGCCCGCCCTGTTGCGGAAAAGTCGAAATAAAACACCGAAAGCCGAATTAAGGTTCTGTATTTAGGCCCGAGCCAAAATCAACGTCCATTCCACAAGCACCCATGTTACTCTCTGCTTTTCTCGTTCTTCTTCTCTCGAGAGGGCAAAGGGGGAGAGGGTCGCCTACAGTCAAGGGTTAGGGAACGATGGGACAAAACAGCCGAAGGCTAACAAAGACAGGCAATGCTGGACAATTCTACAAGTCAAGGGTTAGGGAACGATGGGACAAAACAGCCGAAGGCTAACGAGGACAGGCAATGCTGGACAATTCTACAACAGCCCTATATAGCAAATACCGGAATGGACGAAGTGATTATAGAACATAAATGGCTTTAGgtgaaaaatgttaaaaaatgtAGACACAACAATGCTTTTGTCTAATTTGATTTTAGATACATGAAAATATAGGACACAATAAGGGGAGTCAGCTAATTTAACTTTGCGATGTTCAGGCGACTAGGAATTGCTTCTAAGATGTCCGATTGATAAATATTATATGACTGAGACGTGACCTTGATGAATTTTTATATCTGAACGAGTCGCTCTTCCACTACGCACTGCAACATCTTGATGCCGGGCACGACAATGAATCGCCTATTCAACactaaaatcaaaattccAGCTAACTTAACTTACTAGTAAAATTTAATCACGAAGAGCTTGGATCCAAACATAGTCACTTCAATCGCAAAGAGCAAACGAGAGTGCTTGGTAAACGGGCAAATCTTGCCCGTGGCTTGTACAAGAACGCCCACCCTTTAGATTATTACGcaacttgttttttaaataacgtAAAATTGCATTTCAGGATAATTGAGTGAACATGCTGTCTCAAAGAATCGTCGAATCGGTTAGATTGTAACGTTATACGGAAACTGCGTATGGCAAATTAGCAGCCTCACAAATATCAGATGGAGAACATGTATAACGCAACACTAGAAGGATAATCGACACGCACAAATGTTTGATTGGTTCCTCACAGAAATACAACGCCCTGAAAAACGTCTCGATGTTGCAACACCGCAGGCAACAAGCACAATCTACAGCAAAGCATGGGCACTATATCGATAAGAAAGCCAAAACAGTCAGCCAAGTCTATATGAAAGACCGATGCACATAAGTCCAACCTCCATAGCGATAAACAATCCACATCCTGTGAAATGATGAAGAATAAACAAATACTCAAGCTTCAGCTTCGTAGTCTGTGTGCAGTCGTTCGTTGCAGAACAAGTGTTCCGTCGTCAGTGCCTTCATTTTCTGAGAAAAAACTCCTAAACTGGTGAATGCGTTTCAACGAGACAATCAGAATCTTAAAAGGGAAACGTAGAGGGAGAAAAACTGAATATTGGTAATTAAAGGCCATTTAAAACTGACGAAAAAAAGAGCTGGTAAAAGATGTTGGACATTTCGTGATAAAAGAGTTTAATCGGTTTTGTCAGGCAAAGTCTAATCAGTGCAAGTTAGGTGATTTTATCTAGGACTAAACGGATAAGACACAGCCCGTGCACTGGCCATGACGACCAAAACTAGTAGAAATTGCAGCTCAAACTTCACAATCAGGacagttgttttttattttaagggACAACAGTTCGGTAATTGAACCTTCGTTTTTTAAGAGAAAACTTTTGAATTggtgtaaaagaaaaacatcgcGGTTTGAGACAGAAAGAAAAGTAGAGTGAAAACTTAAGTGAAAAGTTTTGGTCATTGAATACCACCTGAAAATGACGAATAAAAGAGGTAATTTAAACAAAGATGCAGGGCGTGGCTCACCTGCCAAGAAAACTCGCAAAAACCTCGCAAACGCTGCTCCAACTCCACCGTTGGCCGGCGCGTCGTCGTCTGTTCCAAAGGAGGCCATGGAAGTTGCTCAGGGATTGAGAAAAACCAATCATGgtgttatttttcaattgaaacTTTTGATGCTCTTCTTGATACGAGGAATCCGGGCCGGTCACGCATTCCGACTGGGCACCGAAATGGAAGATATCGGAGGTAAATTTGATGATATAATTTTCCAATATGAAGTCGACGATGGTGGCAAACGGCAAGTTAACAGATACCTGCAggcaaaacacaaacaaaacgagTCGACTAAAATAACGGCAGGGCAGTTGTTCAACGAAACAGAAGGCGATTTCAGTCTGTTGAAATACTTCAGCTCGTATTGCGGCATACTATCACGAGGGGATGACATCCAGGACTGCATTATATGCACCAACATTGGCTTCAACTCGGATATCCAAAGTAAAGGAATTCAATTGATAACTGTCAACACTGCCGATGAAATATTCCAGTTTACAGGACACCCAGTTGCCCGTTACAAGATCCAAATCGATCCAGGTCATGCCTTTTGGGGGAAATTGCGACAAATAAATGTTGCAGAACCTGctacaaaattaaaaaggaaTGCAACCGATAACGAGattaacagttttttcgaCAAACTCGTCTTTGTCGTCAACACGCCCAACGAGGTCACCTTGGGAAATTTACTTACTGAAGAAGTCGGAGAATATTACGAACTGAACGAAGCAGATTTCCAGTCGGATTTCATTCTTAGAAACATGTTGGATTGGTTCAAGCTGAAAAAATCTGAATTTTTGACATCGAAACAAGGACAGGAGATATTACATCAAGGCGAACAAAAATTGACGTCGTTACGTATGACGTCTGTTTCAATCAATTACCAAACGAAACTGCAAGAAGCGATAGAATTCAATGCTGTTGCAATTGATGAAATGACAGAAATGTTGAAGACGCTGTTGGATTCACCAAACAAAATTGAGCGAATTAGAACTGCGTTTCCCAAACGCACTGCAGTTAAAGTAAGCGCAGCGCTGAAAACACTCGAAAAATTCAAACGCGATGATAGCTACTTGATGTCATCATCCAAAGGGTTAAAAACAACTTCTGCAAGCGTCAAAGATGCATTTAAATTAGGAACTTGTCATCAACTTCTCGTTGTCGTTTGCAAAGACGGCCATGCGGAACATGACAGTTACTACGAAAATCTAATCGGGGACAATCAAACGCGActagcaaataaaaaaattatcattttATGTCACGATGGCGTTGAAACACGAGACGACCTCAAGTTCACACAATTAAGTGACAACTGTATGGAAAAATTACTTGATAAAGTAGTTTCGTTTCAAGGAACAGTTCAAACTGTGCGTGATCTAACTGGTAATGGTAACCGAGAAGAGGTCATCGACGATAATTCCATGGAGGAATTGCTAGTGGGCAAGAAAGTTGTCAACATTCCTTTACATGATTTCGTCCCAGCATTTGACGAAGAACTCTACATCGAAAGAGAAATTATCTTACCGTTCGATGATACGTTTTTTGACGAACTAGTGGATGAAACCCATTGCACCAAAGACGAACTGCTTGGAAAGTTGAAGGTCACAGTGGGAAACAACATCGTATGGTTCGTCGAcgacagagaaaaaaaagaattatggaataaaataaaaaaaatttttgagaGGAGACATCAATCAAATGACTCTGCATGGCTGGTCAACAGAATCCCCGAAAAACAATTGACGCCCCTAGAAGAGTGGGAAAATCGGGTAGTCGTTGTATCGGATGTTGCCGGGACTGGAAAATCCACCATGTTGTCGAATTACTACAGGAAAATGAGAAACGAGAAACCGGATAACTGGATTATCAAAATGGATTTGGTTGATCATATTGGAGCCCTGCGTCAGTTTAATCCGGACGAGGTTGATCAGCAGGTAGAAGCAATACAATTTTTTATCGCAAATATACCTAACGTGGGAGAAAGTCCTTTTGCCCAGTCTTTGCTGAGGCACAAGTTGCAGACGGGAGATGGGATTGTTGTCATGCTGGACGGATTTGACGAGATCGACATCCAGTGTCAGGAAAAATGCATTTCCTTGATAAAAGCAATCAGATTAACGAATTTAAATGCACTTTACATAACTACCCGACCACACGTGAACGGAAAACTCCAAGATTCATTGTTCCAGCTTGCCTACACCTTGAGAGATTTCAATCAAGAAGATCAAATCAATTACCTTTCTGGATATTGGAAGAAGCAATTGAAAGTGAATGCGGATGCAGAAGTAAGGTCCATTGCAACATCCATCGTTGATCGTTTGTCGAAAAGCTTAAAAGGCAACGAAAGATCTTTTATCGGAATCCCCTTACAGTGTCACATTGTCGCAGACTGCTTCGAGTCGCAAGTTTACGACATCATTCAAAACGGATGCGATTTAGAAGCACTTCTCAAAGATCTCGACTCCAATTTAAACCTGGACACCTTGTACGAGCGACTGTTCAAGAAAAAGCGTGAAATTTATCGACAAGAGAAAGCCAAAGTGCAGCAAGTGGACAATCACATCCTTCATAATTCTCTagaagaccacatggaatgtTTAGAGATTTACCTAAGAGACTTGGCTGTAAAGACAATCGTCTCCGATCAGACGCACATTGATTGTCTTTTGGGTAAATCCAATGAGTCTGCAGCCACAATCGAACAGCAACATAAGAAACGAGAAGAAGGGAGCGTTTGTTTTGGCTTGTTAACGCTAAACAGGAAAGgtgaatttcaatttttgcatCGAACCTACGCCGAGTACTTGATGGCCAATTACCTGTACGGAGGATTTCGTCTTGATGATAAGCTTCGCAACAAGCTGCTGGATAAAAAACCTGTGAGACAGCTGATcagttttcaatttttggctGATGAAGAGTACGGAGGTGTTCAATTGTTTTTCGATTTCATGCTCATTGAAATTCTTAAAGGTGAAAAGTGGCGTGACACAATCAACAGAAACGAAAACTACGAAATACCGGTTCATTTGAAGAATTTCACAAATGACTGCTATGATTCATCCGTCCAAAAACCATGGCGTAACTGCTTCAGTCTAGCTGTTCGTAAAGAATACATGaatatatttacatttttaactTGTTGCATGGATGTGATACTTGAAAAAAGCAAAGTTCGAAAAATGGTGCACGCCATATGCAAAGAGAATCGCGAAGATTTTCTACTAGGCTTTTATTATAGACGAAACTGCGCCGGTTTCCTTCAATTTGTCGACTGGTACGACGACGCAACAGCAGAAAAGACCGACATCCTTTACATCACGAAACAATTTTGCAATCATTTGCCTCATCATACACTGCAAAACACTCGTCTAAATCAGCAAGAACAAAAGAACATTTTTCGCCGATTGCTGGATTTCATGACCAAGTACGAAGACACCCTGAAAGACGTCATGGAAGAAGTTGCCCGTGCGAGACTCTATTCCGTCATCCAAGTACCAGCTATGATAGCCAATCATCCACTAGCAGCCATGGCGGATCATTGGCAGGGGATGCTGAAGTTGTTCGTTCGTGACGATAATTTTACCTTTCTTTTGCGACCACTTTTGAAGCTTCTTTCACGAACGTGCGATGGTCAACTGCTATCTGATATCCTACGGTTGGCCTTTGAAACGAAGGATACTATGCCCCAGCAGTCTGACATGGAAACagtttcaaatgttttattggATTGCTGTCCGTCAGATGGCAGCACCAATCAACCTTTGGCACCTGAAGTATCACGTTTTATTCTCCAAATGTCGCCTGCAGTTTTGCATAAAGTTTACAGTCGTTACGAATCTGCTACAAACATGCTGGACCAGCAGCCAGGAACCGACCCGTACAATCTGACTCAATTGCATCTTAACATCTTTCGCGGCGATGAGAAAGCCATCGAAAGTTTACTGGCTATGGTGAATCAAAATCTTACTTCTAGTGAtcctaaaaagaaagaggaggcAGAGAAATTAATTGGATGTCTGACAAAAAGAGGAGAAGCGCCTTTCACGCTCATTTACCTGGCGGCAGCTTGCAATCACGAGCCGATCTTATGCAACATGCtcaattgtttaaaaaaaggcCTTTCCCGCGACGCGTTCCATGCCGCACTAAACCACAGTGGCAAGTTCCTTGACAATGCTTATGACGACGCtatgaaatacaaaaaaaatgaaatgtacCTGTCCATCTTGAAGGCTGTCAAGAAAATCATAGGAAACGAGTACCTACTCGATTTAGCGAAAAAATCCTtcataattcaaaaaaaatttgacttCACAACAGTAATCGAAATTCAACTGTTAAATCATGTAGCCAACATTTTTGTCGAAGACGATCCTCAAGGATACGAACATTTAAACGAGTTGATCTTCTTCGACAACAACATCACCTTAATTAGGTACTTGGATCAATCATTTATTCGTGGATCGATATCTGCCATAGGGATTGACAAATGGATCAATCGCTTATTTGATCTCATTGTAGGCACCTTCATATGGTCTATCTACGACATGCTATATAACATTGTCATCGTCTTGAACACTAACGAAGAGTTCAGCTGTTTCGTGAAATCAATTACTTCAACAAACGACAAGCGAACAAGCCCATCCAGCATATGGGCGGAAATAATAAGTCGACCAAATTACGGCACAAATGACTGTCTTCCCAAgctaaaacaaattttcgATTGCATTTCGAAACAGTTGGGCGAAAGAGCCGTCGAAGAGCTGATTCTCAGTGACGATCGGAAAGTCATCGCTTGGGTCGCATTTTACGGACACACTTCAATGTTTAACACAATGCTCGCATCTCTGTCCAGTGTGAATCAAGAGGCGGTCAAGAAACAACTGGAAGACAACGGACCTCAAATGGTGTTGGAGATTTTGTCTACAAAACTCGCACTGTCCAAGTACACATACAATTATTCCAATCAAATAAAGACATTAAAATATTGCCTGGAAAATGGCACTGGTGAACAATTATCGCAATTAGTCGATACCATCACGGTCGTGCACGAAATTGGAGGAAAGACGATTAGTCGTTGGAGTAACCTCTTTAGCGACATTGGTGAAAACCGATTAAACTGTGAATCGGAATTTCAAGAACTGACGGAACTTTTCTTGAAcaaattggacacaaatgatTTGAGAAAACTTCTGCTGCATAACGTAGGTGAAGGCACCTTCATTGTTTACGTGGCGTTTTTGGGGGGAGAAGAGTTCGCCTGGTCCATATTAGATCGTTTTTCATTAATGACTCGGGAGGAGTTTAACAATCACCTGGCGGCCGATTCGCACGTCATCATACAAAGCGTGTTTTTCCCGAATCGAGCGctaatttcaaaaatgcttGACTACAACATGAATCCATTGAATTTCTTCTTGGCCTACGCATGCACGGACCATTTATCGAAGTTCATTGCACTCATCACGGTCACGCACAGGGAACAAAACACTTTACGAAAAAACATAGAATGGCGAATAGCATGCTTACGGGACAAGACGAGTGCCGACAAGATCGACGATTTCCTCCAACGCGTCTACAAGAAACTGGGACAGCGCCCCCGTCGTCGCAGTTCTAGTAACGAACGTATATTTCTCTACTAGACCTAAAAGACCAAGTTGAGATTATTTCTTATTTGCCTGTCGCTTTCTTGGACGTCATGATGCAATTAACTATTACCGATGTCAATTTGCCCAGTTCGAATGGTGGGGCAGCTAGTCGAACGTTATTTGGAAACAAATAGGCGGTCGCTAAGTGAAGacaaatgtaaacaaattttcaaaaaataaaactatgaaattttttagttcgtctttgtttttacttcatttttctttttttttcacttttaaaGTTGGATCAGTGATGCAATTATGAACGATACTCTTCTCTACCGATATGATCTCCAATAAAGGCAATTAGTTGATTCACCAACAGACGATTTGACTTACCGGAACAGGTATGCGCTGTAAAGGCGACAATGGGACGTGGTAGTGAGCGAAAAAACAGGCAGAAAATTAATAACAGCCAAGGCAAACAGGTAAGGCGAGTAACTAACAATGTTCACTGGCTTCACTGTACAAAATTAGATGCCATCTAGAACCGTTGACGAAACGCGACTGACTGGAAAAAGACTAGGTCATTTCCTGAACAAGTCGATACGGTGAACAGGTAGGGGTTATGGCAACGTGGGGGAGTGGTTACCTTTCTGGGGGCGCAGCCATAATCGTAAGGGAGAGGTAGGtctaataaaattttaaaacctATTTACcagctttattttttcagGAGGTGTTGACTGGTGCTAGTACGTGTCTACAATCcacaatgttttattttattctcaGTCGTTTGCATCACAGCTTATACTGAACATCTTATTTTCTAATGAAGAATCAAAATCTGTTCAACTATTCGTCCACTGAATTTTATTCACAGCTAGATTACCTTGGCTTCGTCATCCAGGTTGTTGTCCTTTTCTCACAAGTTTACGCGTTCGTCTTCCCTTAAAATCTGACCGCCTTTTATGGTTCGTTAAAACCAGAGGCGGGGACAGTCAAATTTGCCATGACATTTGCGGACCTCTCCTCTTAGATAGGTATCCTTTCAAACCCTTTTCCAGGGTTGTTAAACTGTTATTTCCAAATGGCAAAAGTGGCTAAACAGAATGAAAATCCTCACAAACATTAGATCAAGAACATGTAAAGCAACGCGAGTAGGGTAATCGATACCCAAAATGTTTGATTAGTTGCTCAATGAAATACGATGTCCTGGCAAACGTCTCGCTCTTGCTATAGCACAGGCAACAAGCAAAATCTGCAGCAGAGCATCAAGACTGTATATCGATAAGAAAGCCAACAAACAGACAGCCAAGCAAAGTCTACAGAAACGCGATGCACATAAATCCTACCTCCATCGCGATAAACAGCCTAGCATACATAATGTGAAGTGGCAATGACGAAGCATCAACAAATATTCAAGCTCCAGCTTCGTAGTCCGTGTGCAGTCACTCGTTTGAAGATCAAGGATTCCGTCGAGAGTGCCTTCATTTTTTGAGAAAAACTCATAAACTGGTGAATGCGTTTCAACGAGACAATCAGAATCTTAAAAGGGAAACGTATAGGGAAAAcaactgaaaattttttaattaaatttgatACTGACGAAAAAAGAcctaataaaattttttttttacatttcgtGATAACAGTTTTATCGGTTCAGTCAGGCAAAGTCTACTCTAATCAGTGCAAGGCACGTGATTTTATCTAGGACTAAACGGATAAGTCGCAGCCCGTGCACTGACCATGACGACCAACACTAGCAGAAATTGAAGCTCAAGTTTCACAAGCAGGACagtcgtttttttgttttaagggaCAACAGTTCGGTAATTGAACCTTCGTTTTTTAAGAGAAAACTTTTGAATTggtgtaaaagaaaaacatcgcGGTTTGAGACAGAAAGAAAAGTAGAGTGAAACCTTAAGTGAAAAGTTTGGGTCATTGAATACCACCTGAAAATGACGAATAAAAGAGATAAATTAAACAAAGATTCAGGGCGTGGCACACCTGTCAAGAAAACTCGCAAAAACCTTGCAAACGCTACTCAAACTCCACCGTTGGCCGGCGCGTCGTCGTCTGTTCCAGAGGAGGCCACGGAAGTTGCCCAGGGATTGAGAAAAACCAATCATGgtgttatttttcaattgaaacTTTTGATGCTCTTCTTGATACGAGGAATCCGGGCCGGTCACGCATTCCGACTGGGCACCGAAATGGAAGATATCGGAGGTAAATTTGATGATATAATTTTCCAATATGAAGTCGACGATGGTGGCA
Proteins encoded in this region:
- the LOC116920776 gene encoding venom allergen 3 homolog — its product is MMAILTFVAAVLLVLAGVSQAQNSYCRITTCRVPGTENTLCKFSNTSWGAACQPAYPTKSTISAAEITIILNVHNSYRRQVAKGLEARGAPGPQPPASNMRQLKWDNELAVMAQTHAQQCVYKHDSCRNVARFVVGQNNYISGSSIDNLATSDWKTAIKAWYDEVLYMKSAYVRNFPLRPNPPIPNPPGAIGHYTQVVWANTYTVGCGVAYYKSTALFGPKLPYNKFYVCNYGPAGNFINGPVYAQGSAGSACPAGTKNNDGLCA
- the LOC123466383 gene encoding uncharacterized protein LOC123466383; translation: MTNKRGNLNKDAGRGSPAKKTRKNLANAAPTPPLAGASSSVPKEAMEVAQGLRKTNHGVIFQLKLLMLFLIRGIRAGHAFRLGTEMEDIGGKFDDIIFQYEVDDGGKRQVNRYLQAKHKQNESTKITAGQLFNETEGDFSLLKYFSSYCGILSRGDDIQDCIICTNIGFNSDIQSKGIQLITVNTADEIFQFTGHPVARYKIQIDPGHAFWGKLRQINVAEPATKLKRNATDNEINSFFDKLVFVVNTPNEVTLGNLLTEEVGEYYELNEADFQSDFILRNMLDWFKLKKSEFLTSKQGQEILHQGEQKLTSLRMTSVSINYQTKLQEAIEFNAVAIDEMTEMLKTLLDSPNKIERIRTAFPKRTAVKVSAALKTLEKFKRDDSYLMSSSKGLKTTSASVKDAFKLGTCHQLLVVVCKDGHAEHDSYYENLIGDNQTRLANKKIIILCHDGVETRDDLKFTQLSDNCMEKLLDKVVSFQGTVQTVRDLTGNGNREEVIDDNSMEELLVGKKVVNIPLHDFVPAFDEELYIEREIILPFDDTFFDELVDETHCTKDELLGKLKVTVGNNIVWFVDDREKKELWNKIKKIFERRHQSNDSAWLVNRIPEKQLTPLEEWENRVVVVSDVAGTGKSTMLSNYYRKMRNEKPDNWIIKMDLVDHIGALRQFNPDEVDQQVEAIQFFIANIPNVGESPFAQSLLRHKLQTGDGIVVMLDGFDEIDIQCQEKCISLIKAIRLTNLNALYITTRPHVNGKLQDSLFQLAYTLRDFNQEDQINYLSGYWKKQLKVNADAEVRSIATSIVDRLSKSLKGNERSFIGIPLQCHIVADCFESQVYDIIQNGCDLEALLKDLDSNLNLDTLYERLFKKKREIYRQEKAKVQQVDNHILHNSLEDHMECLEIYLRDLAVKTIVSDQTHIDCLLGKSNESAATIEQQHKKREEGSVCFGLLTLNRKGEFQFLHRTYAEYLMANYLYGGFRLDDKLRNKLLDKKPVRQLISFQFLADEEYGGVQLFFDFMLIEILKGEKWRDTINRNENYEIPVHLKNFTNDCYDSSVQKPWRNCFSLAVRKEYMNIFTFLTCCMDVILEKSKVRKMVHAICKENREDFLLGFYYRRNCAGFLQFVDWYDDATAEKTDILYITKQFCNHLPHHTLQNTRLNQQEQKNIFRRLLDFMTKYEDTLKDVMEEVARARLYSVIQVPAMIANHPLAAMADHWQGMLKLFVRDDNFTFLLRPLLKLLSRTCDGQLLSDILRLAFETKDTMPQQSDMETVSNVLLDCCPSDGSTNQPLAPEVSRFILQMSPAVLHKVYSRYESATNMLDQQPGTDPYNLTQLHLNIFRGDEKAIESLLAMVNQNLTSSDPKKKEEAEKLIGCLTKRGEAPFTLIYLAAACNHEPILCNMLNCLKKGLSRDAFHAALNHSGKFLDNAYDDAMKYKKNEMYLSILKAVKKIIGNEYLLDLAKKSFIIQKKFDFTTVIEIQLLNHVANIFVEDDPQGYEHLNELIFFDNNITLIRYLDQSFIRGSISAIGIDKWINRLFDLIVGTFIWSIYDMLYNIVIVLNTNEEFSCFVKSITSTNDKRTSPSSIWAEIISRPNYGTNDCLPKLKQIFDCISKQLGERAVEELILSDDRKVIAWVAFYGHTSMFNTMLASLSSVNQEAVKKQLEDNGPQMVLEILSTKLALSKYTYNYSNQIKTLKYCLENGTGEQLSQLVDTITVVHEIGGKTISRWSNLFSDIGENRLNCESEFQELTELFLNKLDTNDLRKLLLHNVGEGTFIVYVAFLGGEEFAWSILDRFSLMTREEFNNHLAADSHVIIQSVFFPNRALISKMLDYNMNPLNFFLAYACTDHLSKFIALITVTHREQNTLRKNIEWRIACLRDKTSADKIDDFLQRVYKKLGQRPRRRSSSNERIFLY